In Merismopedia glauca CCAP 1448/3, a genomic segment contains:
- a CDS encoding tetratricopeptide repeat protein: MFHYYLSWTGKFLPLCLLLAVNLALATPNYVSQSNLVSRQIAQNPPDAWELYRQGKTDLAEREFAAQLKANPENWDALTGLGYIAYRQERLAVAEERFQQAIAAVPDNIDALVGLGLVLLAQDRTQPALNYFQQASRLTPKNTWIEPYIQTAKKQLSQYPSKPQNTKLIAKTQGKYLAIPKSGQWQPLFIKGVNMGVALPGKFPAEFPTDKKTYDKWLELISAMGANTIRTYTILPPQFYQALKTHNQKFPKDRKLWLIQGVWTELPSEVLGKKNDNYSDPLFEGQFVGEMQRVVDLIHGKAKLSERPGHASGNYTADVSDSTLAYLIGREWEPFSVVDYNRTHSQQTRYQGQFLQIRRGNPMEVWLAKMMDKLIIYEMQQYNQQRPISFTNWPSLDPLFHITESNKVEESRLRQELGIKIPGESLSPAVLEYDNDGVGLDTNRIQANNGFKGGIYATYHAYPYYPDFMLYDPQYSKAKSPLGQSNYYGYLRDLQRHHPNMPVLIAEFGVPSSREIAHLQPQGWHHGGHTEKAQAEIDARLFQDIFDSQMAGGIVFAWMDEWFKKNWMFIDYELPPERNQLWYNAQDPEQNFGIMGMHPGKTQKIVLDGNSGDWQTVAPLYSTKSPSSTLQTFAATSDEGYLYLRVQVGKIDWTQQQIWVGIDTYNSTSGSFIFPGFKNIQTQNGSEFLLQLKGDKTSKLLVHAPYSLFRSRYSSSLVSSTKQQGEFIEIEAEPNRLRVGRNRQVYPAKQVSRSNLQLGSTNRLTANYNSLADWNYSPKTGEIEVRLPWSILNVTDPSSRQVYHFDEQGSTLTTPGFRFNVLAVKPSTNQVLATFPELTPDGKLPLPKLYTWSKWEEPTYHSYLKPVYQKLQQLLPKLEVK, from the coding sequence ATGTTTCATTACTATTTATCCTGGACGGGCAAATTTTTGCCTTTGTGCTTATTATTGGCAGTAAATTTAGCTCTAGCCACACCAAATTATGTAAGCCAAAGTAATTTAGTCTCTCGTCAAATAGCTCAAAATCCACCAGATGCGTGGGAACTTTACCGTCAAGGAAAAACAGATTTAGCTGAAAGAGAGTTTGCGGCTCAATTAAAGGCTAATCCTGAGAACTGGGATGCTTTAACTGGCTTGGGTTACATAGCTTACCGCCAAGAAAGGCTAGCTGTGGCTGAAGAAAGATTTCAGCAAGCGATCGCCGCCGTACCCGATAATATTGATGCCCTAGTAGGTTTAGGATTAGTCTTACTAGCCCAAGACAGAACTCAACCAGCCTTAAACTATTTCCAGCAAGCTAGCCGCCTCACCCCTAAAAATACCTGGATTGAGCCATATATTCAAACCGCCAAAAAGCAGTTGAGTCAATATCCCTCTAAACCTCAAAATACCAAACTAATCGCCAAAACCCAAGGAAAATACCTCGCTATCCCCAAATCTGGTCAATGGCAACCCTTATTTATTAAAGGGGTAAACATGGGAGTAGCCTTACCAGGAAAATTTCCCGCCGAGTTTCCCACAGATAAGAAGACTTACGACAAGTGGCTAGAACTAATTAGCGCGATGGGAGCCAATACCATCCGAACCTACACCATTTTACCCCCACAGTTCTATCAAGCCCTGAAAACCCACAATCAGAAATTCCCCAAAGATCGGAAACTGTGGTTAATTCAAGGAGTTTGGACGGAGTTACCCAGTGAAGTTTTAGGCAAAAAAAACGATAACTACAGCGATCCGCTATTTGAAGGGCAATTCGTGGGAGAAATGCAACGAGTAGTTGATTTAATTCACGGAAAGGCTAAATTATCCGAACGTCCCGGTCATGCTTCTGGTAACTATACTGCCGATGTTTCTGATAGTACCTTAGCTTACCTAATTGGCAGAGAGTGGGAACCATTTTCTGTAGTTGACTACAATCGAACTCACTCACAGCAAACCCGCTATCAAGGTCAGTTTTTGCAAATCCGTCGCGGTAACCCAATGGAGGTTTGGCTAGCCAAAATGATGGATAAGCTGATTATTTACGAAATGCAGCAATACAATCAGCAAAGACCGATTTCTTTCACTAATTGGCCCAGTCTCGATCCCTTATTTCATATTACTGAATCAAACAAAGTTGAAGAATCACGCCTCAGACAAGAATTAGGCATCAAAATTCCAGGTGAATCATTATCCCCTGCGGTTCTGGAATACGATAACGATGGTGTGGGACTAGACACCAATCGAATTCAAGCCAATAATGGATTTAAAGGGGGTATTTACGCTACATATCACGCTTATCCCTATTATCCTGACTTTATGCTCTACGATCCTCAATACTCTAAAGCCAAAAGTCCTTTAGGACAGAGTAACTACTACGGGTATTTGCGAGATTTACAACGCCATCATCCGAATATGCCCGTTTTAATCGCTGAATTTGGAGTACCTAGCAGTCGAGAAATTGCTCACCTCCAACCCCAAGGCTGGCATCATGGAGGACATACAGAAAAAGCGCAAGCAGAAATCGACGCGAGATTATTTCAAGATATCTTTGATTCTCAAATGGCTGGGGGAATTGTCTTTGCTTGGATGGATGAGTGGTTCAAGAAAAACTGGATGTTTATCGACTACGAACTCCCACCAGAGAGGAATCAGCTTTGGTACAACGCCCAAGATCCAGAGCAAAACTTCGGGATTATGGGGATGCATCCTGGAAAAACGCAAAAAATAGTCTTAGATGGCAACTCAGGAGATTGGCAAACAGTAGCTCCCCTCTATAGCACTAAATCGCCCTCTAGCACCCTCCAAACCTTTGCTGCCACCTCCGACGAAGGATACTTGTATTTGAGGGTTCAGGTAGGCAAAATTGACTGGACACAGCAACAAATTTGGGTAGGGATTGATACATATAACAGCACTAGCGGTTCTTTCATCTTCCCTGGTTTCAAGAACATCCAAACTCAAAACGGTTCGGAATTTCTGTTGCAACTCAAAGGCGATAAAACCAGTAAATTATTAGTTCATGCGCCATACAGTCTATTTCGTTCCCGTTATTCTTCTAGTTTAGTTTCTAGTACCAAGCAACAAGGAGAATTTATCGAAATTGAAGCTGAACCAAATCGCTTGCGGGTAGGTAGAAATCGTCAAGTTTACCCAGCCAAACAGGTATCTCGGAGTAATTTACAACTAGGTTCGACTAACCGTTTAACAGCCAATTATAATAGCTTAGCTGATTGGAACTACAGCCCAAAAACTGGAGAAATAGAAGTCAGATTACCTTGGTCAATCTTAAACGTAACCGATCCTAGTTCTCGTCAAGTTTATCATTTTGATGAACAAGGTTCGACTTTAACTACACCTGGTTTTCGGTTTAATGTTTTGGCTGTCAAACCCTCTACTAACCAGGTTTTAGCAACTTTTCCAGAGTTAACGCCTGACGGCAAACTTCCCCTACCCAAATTGTATACATGGTCTAAATGGGAAGAACCAACTTATCACAGCTACCTGAAGCCTGTATATCAAAAGTTACAGCAGTTACTACCTAAGTTGGAAGTGAAGTAA
- a CDS encoding HEAT repeat domain-containing protein, protein MSLYIGITILAFDPIINLVIWVGIGVFILNICLLGLILGQRYRYLLIQRQEKIAHAHWMAILVASLAEIPPNLPPIKSRERLIVLTLWNQIYQTIRGEAHDQLDRLGYLLSIHQIARRFLESRQIDRLLLGISTLGNLQEKSAGEKLLKLVKHKNPYVSIAAATALVKINREQSCRLVSNLICDRLDWSLALVVEILSIEGNELLIVQLLNTMPKLTHEKLLRVFRALEVSQKHHLLPLIPQLLHQFANYEEIVSACLRVLAGYKNADHLPIIREYVHHSHASVRVQVANGLSQMGTAADEFRLISLLSDSEWWVRYRAAQGLARLPLMTLNRLEQIQLQQGDRYARDILTQVIAEIKLTSSP, encoded by the coding sequence GTGAGTCTTTACATAGGGATTACCATTCTAGCTTTTGACCCCATTATTAACTTGGTGATATGGGTAGGTATAGGCGTGTTTATCTTGAATATCTGCCTTTTAGGATTGATTTTAGGACAGCGTTACCGCTATCTTCTCATCCAACGACAAGAAAAAATCGCCCACGCTCATTGGATGGCGATACTAGTCGCTAGTTTGGCAGAAATACCTCCAAATTTACCTCCAATTAAGTCTAGGGAACGTTTAATAGTTTTGACTCTTTGGAATCAAATTTATCAGACGATTAGAGGTGAAGCGCACGATCAATTGGATCGTTTAGGTTATTTGTTGAGTATCCATCAAATTGCACGTCGATTTCTAGAAAGTAGGCAAATAGATCGATTGCTACTGGGAATTTCTACTTTAGGAAATTTGCAAGAGAAATCGGCTGGGGAAAAGTTACTAAAATTAGTGAAACATAAAAATCCTTACGTTTCGATTGCGGCTGCAACTGCGTTGGTAAAAATTAATAGAGAGCAATCTTGTAGGTTGGTGAGTAACCTAATTTGCGATCGCCTTGACTGGTCTTTGGCTTTAGTGGTAGAAATCTTATCTATCGAGGGAAATGAGTTGCTCATTGTCCAACTACTCAATACTATGCCAAAGCTAACTCATGAAAAACTACTCCGCGTTTTTCGAGCTTTGGAAGTCTCTCAAAAGCATCATTTATTGCCTTTGATCCCTCAGCTACTCCATCAATTTGCCAACTATGAGGAGATTGTTTCTGCTTGTTTGCGGGTTTTAGCTGGTTATAAAAACGCGGATCATCTCCCAATTATTCGAGAATATGTACATCATTCTCACGCATCGGTGCGGGTTCAAGTAGCTAATGGTTTGAGCCAGATGGGGACAGCAGCAGATGAATTCAGGTTAATTAGTTTACTTTCCGATTCTGAGTGGTGGGTGCGTTATCGTGCTGCTCAAGGTTTAGCCCGTTTGCCTTTAATGACTCTCAATCGCTTGGAACAGATTCAATTACAGCAAGGCGATCGCTACGCTCGCGATATTTTGACACAAGTAATTGCGGAAATCAAGCTCACATCTTCACCATAA
- a CDS encoding Rho termination factor N-terminal domain-containing protein, with protein MSNLSNIGSLMSLYLDNIAITERTDASEFLINAAANLLKQNGGRNWIPLIVKEIGENKYEAIANSFIYAVAEKAGLERLWCIIAEDTNNAIEITKVLAREKMPKVNLASASREEIKAGLQYLIDQPGSALKTVKLAVATNRIDEASRQSWQNLDPIIQLKCGITKGKKLEALKEVFYIEAKPVIALSSTEDHSSKKSDRPDIHNLQKMTTVQLKQEAKKRDLTVTSKMKKFDIIELILNAESKIDLNT; from the coding sequence ATGAGTAATCTCAGTAATATTGGCAGCTTAATGAGTTTATATTTAGACAACATCGCTATTACAGAAAGAACCGATGCATCTGAATTTTTAATTAATGCTGCTGCGAATTTGCTGAAACAAAATGGTGGGAGAAATTGGATACCGCTTATTGTAAAAGAGATCGGCGAAAACAAATATGAAGCGATCGCTAATTCTTTCATCTACGCAGTCGCAGAAAAAGCAGGTTTAGAGCGGCTGTGGTGCATAATTGCTGAAGATACAAATAATGCCATTGAAATTACTAAAGTTTTAGCTAGAGAGAAGATGCCAAAAGTCAATCTTGCTTCAGCATCTAGAGAGGAAATTAAAGCCGGATTGCAATATTTAATCGATCAACCTGGTAGCGCCCTGAAAACTGTAAAACTTGCTGTTGCTACTAACCGAATTGACGAAGCATCTCGGCAATCTTGGCAGAATTTAGATCCGATTATCCAGCTTAAATGTGGTATTACTAAGGGTAAGAAACTAGAAGCTCTCAAAGAAGTTTTTTACATAGAAGCTAAACCAGTTATAGCTCTGAGTTCCACCGAAGATCACTCTAGTAAAAAATCTGATAGACCAGATATACACAACCTTCAAAAGATGACAACCGTCCAATTAAAGCAAGAGGCGAAAAAACGAGATTTAACAGTTACTTCCAAAATGAAAAAGTTCGATATAATTGAACTCATACTTAACGCTGAATCCAAGATAGATTTAAATACCTAA